In Microbacterium maritypicum, the following are encoded in one genomic region:
- a CDS encoding efflux RND transporter permease subunit — translation MSTLLSSLGRWSFRHPWRVLVSWLLALGIAGAGALVLGAGTDNTFSIPGTESQAGLEQLSRSFPQVSGTNAQFIVVAADGDEITADDYRDHIEDAVDELGDLDGVLAATSPYDEMVEGMINDDDTAAIVRVQFDGESTDVSDETKDALRSVVSDLDAELPDGAQTSLGGDLFAISIPGVTLTEAVGLLIALLVLIVTFRSFVVAGLPLLTAILGVGISMAGIFTATAFATVSSTTPLLALMLGLAVGIDYALFIMARHQDQVRAGVDPEESASRAVGTAGSAVVFAGVTVLIALIGLGFAGIPFLTTMGIAASVSVAVAVAIAVTLTPAFLGFMKGKVVGRPRRAPKAKKNADSDDAPAAPVRAKGSARWVNGVTKRPILVSLAVVIGLGIVAIPALSLNLALPNAGVLPKDSEARQTYDLVAEEFGPGFNGPMILTGTIVTSTDPLTLMEDLGDAVAEVPGVKEVALATPNETADTGIVQIVPETAPDDPATADLVRELRSHHDEWLDEFGIDLKVTGFTAVGIDISDQLGNALLPFGIFVIGLSLILLTIVFRSLWVPITAAAGYLLSIVAAFGVVGAVFEWGWFADLLHVAKVGPIISFMPIILMGVLFGLAMDYQVFLVSRMREDFVHDPDSKSPDRATRRAAALRTVRSGFTGSAKVVTAAGLIMFAVFVAFVPEGDSSLKPIALGLAAGIAIDAFLVRMTLIPALMAILGERAWELPAWLEKILPRVDVEGEAVERERHLAEWPGDGSIVAADDLDISADAPIVENLSLRIPEGGALIATGGDVRARRALALTIAGRVTPTDGRLRVAGHLLPGRGAWVRAHVGCVLVDDADAALADLAEALRGKSQIVVIDGIDRLTGGQRDQAAAMLRDAAASRTLAVFATASDADAARTTLAEAGWPDAQTLDTRAPRRSAAESTEVTA, via the coding sequence GTGTCCACACTCCTGTCCTCGCTCGGCCGCTGGTCCTTCCGGCACCCCTGGCGAGTCCTCGTGTCCTGGCTGCTCGCGCTCGGCATCGCCGGAGCCGGAGCACTCGTGCTGGGAGCGGGCACCGACAACACGTTCTCGATCCCCGGCACTGAATCACAGGCGGGCCTCGAGCAGCTCTCGCGGTCGTTCCCGCAGGTGAGCGGGACAAATGCCCAATTCATCGTCGTGGCAGCCGACGGCGACGAGATCACCGCCGACGACTACCGCGACCACATCGAGGATGCCGTCGACGAACTCGGCGACCTCGACGGTGTGCTCGCCGCCACCTCGCCCTACGACGAGATGGTCGAGGGCATGATCAACGACGACGACACCGCCGCCATCGTGCGCGTGCAGTTCGACGGCGAGTCCACCGATGTCTCGGACGAGACGAAGGACGCGCTGCGCTCCGTCGTGAGCGATCTCGACGCCGAGCTCCCGGACGGCGCACAGACCTCGCTGGGCGGCGACCTCTTCGCGATCTCGATCCCCGGCGTCACCCTCACCGAGGCGGTCGGCCTCCTGATCGCGCTGCTCGTGTTGATCGTGACCTTCCGCTCCTTCGTGGTGGCCGGGCTGCCGCTGCTCACGGCGATCCTCGGCGTCGGCATCTCGATGGCGGGCATCTTCACCGCGACGGCCTTCGCGACCGTGTCGTCCACCACCCCGCTGCTGGCGCTCATGCTCGGGCTCGCGGTCGGCATCGACTATGCGCTGTTCATCATGGCGCGACATCAGGATCAGGTCCGCGCGGGCGTGGATCCCGAGGAGTCCGCCTCGCGCGCCGTCGGCACCGCCGGATCGGCCGTCGTGTTCGCCGGCGTCACGGTGCTCATCGCACTGATCGGCCTCGGCTTCGCCGGCATCCCGTTCCTGACGACCATGGGCATCGCGGCCTCCGTCTCGGTCGCCGTCGCGGTCGCGATCGCGGTCACGCTGACCCCCGCATTCCTCGGCTTCATGAAGGGCAAGGTGGTGGGTCGCCCGAGGCGCGCGCCGAAGGCGAAGAAGAACGCAGACAGCGATGATGCGCCCGCCGCTCCGGTGCGCGCGAAGGGCAGCGCGCGGTGGGTGAACGGCGTCACCAAGCGCCCGATCCTCGTCTCGCTCGCCGTCGTGATCGGCCTCGGTATCGTGGCCATCCCCGCGCTCAGCCTGAACCTCGCGCTCCCGAACGCCGGCGTGCTGCCGAAGGACTCGGAGGCGCGTCAGACCTACGACCTCGTGGCCGAGGAATTCGGACCGGGGTTCAACGGACCGATGATCCTCACCGGCACGATCGTCACCTCGACCGACCCGCTCACCCTGATGGAAGACCTCGGGGATGCCGTCGCCGAGGTTCCCGGAGTCAAGGAGGTCGCGCTCGCGACCCCGAACGAGACCGCCGACACCGGGATCGTGCAGATCGTCCCGGAGACCGCTCCGGACGACCCGGCGACGGCCGACCTCGTGCGCGAGCTGCGGAGCCACCACGACGAGTGGCTCGATGAGTTCGGGATCGACCTCAAGGTCACCGGCTTCACCGCCGTCGGCATCGACATCTCCGACCAGCTGGGCAATGCGCTGCTGCCGTTCGGCATCTTCGTGATCGGGCTCTCGCTCATCCTGCTCACCATCGTCTTCCGCTCGCTGTGGGTGCCGATCACCGCAGCCGCCGGCTACCTGCTCTCGATCGTCGCCGCGTTCGGCGTGGTCGGCGCCGTGTTCGAGTGGGGCTGGTTCGCCGATCTGCTGCATGTCGCCAAGGTCGGTCCGATCATCAGCTTCATGCCGATCATCCTCATGGGCGTGCTGTTCGGGCTCGCGATGGACTACCAGGTGTTCCTCGTCTCGCGGATGCGCGAGGACTTCGTGCACGACCCCGACTCGAAGAGCCCTGATCGGGCCACGCGACGCGCTGCCGCGCTGCGCACCGTCCGCAGCGGCTTCACCGGCTCAGCCAAGGTCGTCACCGCCGCAGGGCTCATCATGTTCGCGGTCTTCGTGGCGTTCGTCCCCGAGGGCGACTCGTCGCTGAAACCCATCGCCCTGGGCCTCGCGGCCGGCATCGCGATCGACGCCTTCCTGGTGCGGATGACACTGATCCCCGCCCTCATGGCGATCCTCGGCGAGCGCGCTTGGGAGCTGCCCGCGTGGCTGGAGAAGATCCTCCCCCGGGTCGACGTCGAGGGCGAGGCCGTGGAGCGCGAGCGCCACCTGGCCGAATGGCCGGGAGACGGCTCGATCGTCGCCGCGGATGATCTCGACATCAGCGCCGATGCGCCGATCGTCGAGAACCTCTCGCTGCGCATCCCGGAAGGCGGAGCACTCATCGCGACCGGTGGCGACGTGCGGGCACGACGGGCACTGGCGCTCACGATCGCGGGCCGGGTGACACCTACCGACGGACGACTCCGCGTCGCAGGCCATCTGCTCCCCGGACGCGGAGCCTGGGTGCGCGCACACGTCGGCTGCGTGCTGGTCGACGACGCCGACGCCGCCCTCGCCGATCTCGCCGAGGCGCTGCGCGGAAAGTCGCAGATCGTCGTGATCGACGGGATCGACCGCCTGACCGGCGGCCAGCGCGACCAGGCGGCCGCGATGCTGCGCGATGCCGCGGCCTCCCGCACGCTCGCGGTGTTCGCCACCGCCTCCGATGCCGACGCGGCACGGACCACCCTCGCCGAGGCCGGATGGCCCGACGCACAGACTCTCGACACGCGCGCTCCTCGCCGGAGCGCCGCAGAATCCACCGAGGTGACCGCATGA
- a CDS encoding PadR family transcriptional regulator: MNETLDTHLQELRRGTVVLACLQLLRTPGYGYSLLEQLEQRGFATDANTLYPLLRRLEKQEYLTSEWNTDEARPRKFYRTSDAGIRLADTLTDEWRSLTTAIASLTAEEN; encoded by the coding sequence ATGAACGAGACGCTCGACACGCACCTGCAGGAGCTGCGCCGCGGCACGGTGGTGCTGGCCTGCCTGCAGCTGCTGCGCACGCCGGGATACGGATACTCGCTGCTCGAGCAGCTTGAACAGCGAGGCTTCGCGACCGACGCGAACACGCTGTACCCGCTGCTGCGACGACTCGAGAAGCAGGAGTACCTCACGAGCGAGTGGAACACCGACGAGGCCCGGCCCCGCAAGTTCTACCGCACCTCGGATGCCGGCATCCGCCTCGCCGACACCCTCACCGACGAATGGCGGTCGCTCACCACGGCGATCGCCTCCCTCACCGCAGAGGAGAACTGA
- a CDS encoding helix-turn-helix domain-containing protein: protein MEEQESVLDATLEQIGPRLQSLRARRGLTLAEVATATGISKSTLSRLETGQRRPSLELLLPLARMYRVSLDDIVGAPETGDPRVRLRPRRVNGRTVVALTRQPGERHAWKIIVPREASEPKLTAHEGSSWMYVLTGRIRLIVGDRDVMLDAGEVAEFDTRTPHWFGADGEQDAEILTIFGADGEPGPRSADLATRHLAEVLGQHAEAH, encoded by the coding sequence ATGGAAGAACAGGAATCGGTGCTCGACGCGACACTGGAACAGATCGGCCCCCGTCTCCAGTCGCTGCGCGCTCGCCGAGGGCTGACGCTCGCCGAGGTCGCCACGGCCACCGGGATCTCGAAGAGCACGCTCTCCCGCCTGGAGACCGGTCAGCGGCGGCCGAGCCTGGAGCTGCTGCTGCCCCTCGCGCGGATGTATCGGGTCTCCCTCGACGACATCGTCGGTGCTCCCGAGACCGGAGATCCACGCGTGCGACTACGCCCGCGACGCGTCAACGGTCGGACCGTGGTGGCGCTCACTCGCCAGCCGGGGGAGAGGCATGCGTGGAAGATCATCGTGCCGCGGGAGGCGTCGGAGCCGAAGCTCACCGCGCACGAAGGTTCGTCCTGGATGTACGTGCTCACCGGCCGCATCCGGCTCATCGTCGGCGACCGCGACGTGATGCTCGACGCGGGAGAGGTCGCGGAGTTCGACACCCGAACGCCGCACTGGTTCGGCGCCGACGGCGAGCAGGACGCCGAGATCCTCACGATCTTCGGCGCGGACGGCGAGCCTGGGCCCCGCAGTGCGGATCTGGCGACGCGTCACCTCGCCGAGGTTCTCGGTCAGCACGCGGAGGCGCACTGA
- a CDS encoding permease prefix domain 1-containing protein: MTTTATLTERYISATIRSLRPEAQDDVRAELEASIADAIEARLEQGEAPEDAERAVLTELGDPGVLAAGYADRPLYLLGPRFYLTWWRLLKLLLMIVPVCVLGGVALGQTISGAPVGEIISTSIVATGGAILHICFWTTLVFVILERSNSTTAIEKWDLDQLPEPTEKGVGRSELIASLVFLGIAIGALLWDRYRGFVHVDGETLPILNPQLWPWGIGVLFLLIVAEAVFAVVLYRRGRWTTGLAVTNTILALAFLAWVLVPLLTGDLVNPEFLAQITAAGGEGFAAGQAESADEGGVFRILAVLLGFGIALGVGWDIVDGWIKTVRARRR, translated from the coding sequence ATGACCACCACAGCCACACTCACCGAGCGCTACATCAGCGCGACGATCCGCAGTCTCCGGCCCGAGGCACAGGACGACGTCCGCGCCGAGCTCGAAGCCTCCATCGCCGACGCGATCGAGGCGAGGCTCGAGCAGGGGGAGGCGCCGGAAGACGCCGAACGCGCCGTCCTCACCGAGCTCGGCGACCCCGGGGTCCTGGCCGCGGGGTACGCGGATCGCCCGTTGTACCTCCTCGGCCCGCGCTTCTATCTGACCTGGTGGCGACTGCTCAAGCTGCTGCTGATGATCGTTCCGGTCTGCGTCCTCGGCGGCGTCGCACTGGGACAGACCATCTCCGGTGCCCCCGTGGGCGAGATCATCTCGACGTCGATCGTGGCGACCGGCGGGGCAATCCTCCACATCTGCTTCTGGACCACGCTCGTCTTCGTCATCCTCGAGCGTTCGAACAGCACGACGGCGATCGAGAAGTGGGATCTCGACCAGCTGCCGGAGCCGACCGAGAAGGGAGTGGGGCGCAGCGAGCTGATCGCGTCGCTCGTCTTCCTCGGCATCGCGATCGGTGCTCTCCTCTGGGATCGCTACCGCGGCTTCGTCCACGTCGACGGCGAGACCTTGCCGATCCTGAACCCGCAACTGTGGCCGTGGGGGATCGGGGTCCTGTTCCTGCTCATCGTCGCGGAGGCCGTGTTCGCGGTCGTGCTCTACCGCAGGGGCCGCTGGACCACGGGGCTGGCCGTGACGAACACGATCCTCGCCCTGGCGTTCCTCGCCTGGGTGCTCGTCCCGCTGCTGACCGGAGACCTGGTGAATCCGGAGTTCCTCGCGCAGATCACGGCGGCCGGCGGGGAGGGCTTCGCGGCCGGACAGGCGGAATCGGCCGACGAGGGCGGGGTGTTCCGCATCCTCGCCGTGCTGCTGGGATTCGGTATCGCGCTCGGCGTCGGCTGGGACATCGTCGACGGCTGGATCAAGACGGTCCGCGCTCGTCGTCGCTGA
- a CDS encoding o-succinylbenzoate synthase — translation MIPPLADLIDSARVVALPMHSRFRGVEVREALLFEGPRGWAEFSPFVEYEDAEAATWLAAAIDFAWREQPAPLRDRIGVNATIPAVDAARVAEVLDRFPGCRTAKVKVAEPGQNLADDVARVRAVREAMGPEGRIRVDANGAWNVDEAEHAVHALGEYDLEYVEQPCATVPELADLRKRVKYMGIPVAADESVRKSSDPLAVARAGAADLLVIKAQPLGGITHALQIVTAAGLPVVVSSALDTAIGLSQGAALAAALPTLDYDCGLGTASLFLDDVADLRPVDGSIPVGRVTPDAEALSRLAASDERREWWVARLARCHYELTSRAN, via the coding sequence ATGATCCCGCCGCTCGCAGACCTGATCGACTCGGCCAGGGTCGTCGCCCTCCCGATGCACAGCCGCTTCCGCGGCGTCGAGGTGCGGGAGGCGCTCCTCTTCGAGGGCCCGCGGGGATGGGCGGAGTTCTCGCCGTTCGTGGAGTACGAGGATGCGGAGGCCGCGACCTGGCTCGCCGCCGCGATCGACTTCGCGTGGCGCGAGCAGCCGGCGCCACTGCGCGACCGGATCGGCGTGAACGCGACGATCCCCGCGGTGGATGCCGCCCGCGTCGCCGAGGTGCTGGACCGGTTCCCCGGATGCCGCACCGCCAAGGTCAAGGTCGCCGAACCGGGTCAGAACCTCGCCGACGACGTGGCGCGAGTCCGCGCCGTGCGTGAGGCGATGGGACCGGAGGGACGCATCCGCGTGGATGCCAACGGCGCCTGGAACGTCGACGAGGCCGAGCACGCCGTCCACGCCCTGGGCGAGTACGACCTGGAGTACGTGGAGCAGCCCTGCGCGACAGTGCCGGAGCTCGCGGATCTGCGCAAGCGGGTCAAGTACATGGGCATCCCTGTGGCCGCCGACGAGAGCGTGCGCAAGTCCTCCGACCCGCTCGCCGTCGCCCGCGCCGGTGCAGCCGATCTGCTCGTCATCAAGGCGCAGCCGCTCGGCGGCATCACCCACGCGCTGCAGATCGTCACCGCAGCGGGGCTCCCGGTCGTGGTCTCGAGTGCTCTCGACACCGCGATCGGCCTGTCCCAGGGCGCCGCACTCGCCGCAGCTCTCCCGACGCTGGATTACGACTGCGGGCTCGGTACCGCGTCGCTCTTCCTCGACGACGTGGCGGACCTGCGTCCCGTCGACGGCTCGATCCCGGTGGGTCGGGTGACGCCGGATGCCGAGGCGCTCAGCCGTCTCGCGGCCTCAGATGAGCGCCGTGAGTGGTGGGTGGCACGGCTCGCCCGCTGCCACTACGAACTGACTTCCCGCGCGAACTGA
- a CDS encoding MFS transporter yields the protein MTETSTPTPLLRAGTAGLALSVLVASLGTSAANVALPTIAVELDGTFAQAQWVALAYLLTMTATSLTVGHLGDLIGRRRVLLLGMGVFTIAAALSAIAPSLWMLIAARALQGIGAAVMMALPLARARDLVPPDRLGRVMGLLGTTAAVGTASGPVLGGLLITVAGWPAIFAAMVPLGLLAAALAAVTGAEARQAGSPRRGFDLPGMVLLTVAVALYTLGVTAPGDQASWPTLPLLGGAVVATGLFVMRERRAKHPLLPPTLLRNRRVSLGAVLNLIVGTVMMSTLVVGPFFLAGALHLPPAAIGAVMAAGPLASICTGVLAGRAVDRFGTHRMTSVGLGGMLLGALALALLPGWWGLPGYITGTVLLAPGYQLFLAANNTGVLNSTPADRRGAASGLLGLSRNLGLVTGASVLAALFAAASGSGEIAAASPDALTSALRTTFLVTAALLAAGALLSLAPNRARSSDSATDAPATRATTR from the coding sequence ATGACGGAGACTTCCACCCCCACACCCCTCCTTCGCGCGGGCACGGCCGGGCTCGCCCTCAGCGTCCTGGTCGCATCGCTGGGGACGAGCGCCGCGAATGTCGCGCTCCCCACGATCGCCGTCGAACTCGACGGCACCTTCGCGCAGGCGCAGTGGGTGGCCCTCGCCTACCTGCTCACGATGACGGCGACGAGCCTCACGGTGGGGCACCTGGGCGATCTGATCGGGCGCCGTCGGGTGCTGCTGCTCGGCATGGGTGTCTTCACGATCGCGGCGGCACTGAGTGCGATCGCGCCGTCGCTGTGGATGCTGATCGCCGCCCGCGCACTGCAGGGCATCGGTGCCGCCGTCATGATGGCACTCCCCCTGGCGCGCGCCCGCGACCTGGTCCCGCCGGATCGTCTCGGCCGCGTCATGGGCCTGCTCGGCACCACGGCCGCGGTGGGGACCGCCTCCGGTCCGGTGCTCGGCGGGCTCCTGATCACGGTGGCCGGTTGGCCGGCGATCTTCGCCGCCATGGTGCCGCTCGGACTCCTCGCCGCAGCCCTGGCGGCGGTGACCGGAGCGGAAGCACGGCAGGCAGGCAGCCCCCGACGCGGCTTCGACCTTCCGGGCATGGTCCTGCTGACGGTGGCGGTCGCCCTCTACACGCTCGGCGTCACCGCACCGGGCGATCAGGCCTCGTGGCCGACGCTGCCCCTCCTCGGCGGAGCGGTCGTCGCCACCGGACTGTTCGTGATGCGCGAGCGTCGCGCGAAACACCCGTTGCTGCCGCCGACCCTGCTCAGGAACCGCCGCGTCTCGCTCGGCGCAGTCCTCAACCTCATCGTGGGCACCGTCATGATGAGCACCCTCGTGGTGGGCCCCTTCTTCCTCGCGGGCGCTCTGCACCTGCCGCCCGCGGCGATCGGCGCCGTCATGGCGGCCGGTCCGCTCGCATCGATCTGCACCGGCGTGCTGGCCGGACGCGCGGTCGACCGGTTCGGCACGCACCGGATGACATCGGTCGGACTCGGCGGCATGCTCCTCGGGGCGCTCGCGCTCGCCCTGCTCCCCGGGTGGTGGGGGCTGCCGGGCTACATCACGGGCACCGTGCTGCTCGCTCCCGGTTACCAGCTGTTCCTCGCCGCCAACAACACCGGCGTTCTGAACTCGACCCCCGCCGACCGTCGCGGTGCGGCCTCGGGCCTCCTGGGACTCTCCCGCAATCTCGGTCTCGTCACCGGTGCCTCCGTGCTCGCCGCGCTTTTCGCGGCAGCATCCGGTTCCGGCGAGATCGCAGCCGCCTCCCCGGACGCGCTGACCTCTGCGTTGCGGACGACGTTCCTCGTGACGGCCGCGCTCCTGGCAGCCGGCGCCCTGCTGTCGCTCGCGCCGAACCGCGCACGATCGAGCGATTCCGCGACCGATGCTCCGGCGACGCGCGCTACGACTCGATGA
- a CDS encoding TetR/AcrR family transcriptional regulator: MSTPATRSRENTRARLLEAAAQVFAEVGLDGASVEAVCERAGFTRGAFYSNFESKDELFLMLAASVSDVRVRGVRTRVEELTAEGALVEGCDPIELVQQIMELGGDDRLGVMLLSEIRIRALRDAKFGEAYLAQESEMVASIAQIIDDIVSVSALKLRLPAETAARMLMILWEGMTVRGAMAGQDDAQLRQAGSEQLGRLVQLIIES; encoded by the coding sequence ATGTCGACACCCGCAACCCGCAGCCGTGAGAACACGCGTGCCCGTCTGCTCGAGGCCGCCGCGCAGGTCTTCGCCGAGGTCGGTCTCGACGGCGCCTCTGTCGAGGCCGTGTGCGAGCGAGCCGGATTCACCCGCGGTGCGTTCTACTCCAACTTCGAATCCAAGGACGAGCTGTTCCTGATGCTCGCCGCGAGCGTCTCCGACGTGCGCGTGAGGGGAGTGCGCACCCGCGTCGAGGAACTGACGGCGGAGGGTGCCCTGGTGGAAGGGTGCGATCCGATCGAGCTCGTGCAGCAGATCATGGAGCTCGGCGGCGATGACCGCCTCGGCGTGATGCTGCTGAGCGAGATCCGCATCCGGGCTCTGCGCGACGCGAAGTTCGGCGAGGCGTACCTCGCGCAGGAGAGCGAGATGGTCGCGAGCATCGCGCAGATCATCGACGACATCGTCTCGGTGAGCGCGCTGAAGCTGCGCCTGCCGGCCGAGACCGCGGCACGCATGCTCATGATCCTCTGGGAGGGCATGACCGTGCGCGGGGCGATGGCCGGCCAGGACGACGCGCAGCTGCGCCAGGCGGGCAGCGAGCAGCTCGGCCGTCTCGTGCAGCTGATCATCGAGTCGTAG